One Chiloscyllium plagiosum isolate BGI_BamShark_2017 chromosome 34, ASM401019v2, whole genome shotgun sequence genomic window carries:
- the LOC122540327 gene encoding type-1 angiotensin II receptor-associated protein isoform X3, which translates to MALPVVSLKMIIVVHWLLTTWGYLYPWLPQAYLWSNYAVLAIGIWAIAQRDSVDAIVMFLVGILITILMDIIDIAISYDRLSGRQPDIALRDQFRFSVGMAILSLLLKPVSSVFVYQMYKERGGDYNLNFAPSSRSLLASACDSIAMGTRAVVFLIYFQHTPTSWH; encoded by the exons ATGGCGCTACCGGTGGTCAGTCTGAAG ATGATCATCGTTGTGCACTGGCTCCTGACAACCTG GGGCTACTTGTATCCCTGGCTCCCACAAGCTTACCTCTGGAGTAATTATGCTGTACTGGCCATCGGGATTTGGGCCATTGCTCAGAGAGACTCTGTTGACGCTATTGTCATG TTTCTGGTTGGCATATTGATAACAATTCTCATGGACATCATCGACATTGCAATCAGCTATGATCGTCTATCTGGTAGACAGCCCGACATTGCATTAAGGGACCAGTTCCGCTTCAGTGTTGGCATGGCAATTTTAAGTCTCCTCTTGAAACCGGtttcttctgtttttgtgtatCAGATGTACAAGGAACGAGGGGGCGATTATAACCTAAACTTTG CGCCCTCCTCAAGATCGTTGCTAGCCTCTGCATGTGATTCTATTGCCATGGGAACAAGAGCAG TCGTCTTCCTCATCTACTTTCAACATACTCCAACTTCCTGGCACTGA
- the LOC122540327 gene encoding type-1 angiotensin II receptor-associated protein isoform X1 produces MALPVVSLKMIIVVHWLLTTWGYLYPWLPQAYLWSNYAVLAIGIWAIAQRDSVDAIVMFLVGILITILMDIIDIAISYDRLSGRQPDIALRDQFRFSVGMAILSLLLKPVSSVFVYQMYKERGGDYNLNFAPSSRSLLASACDSIAMGTRAGINLGLTVCAQRCTSLCVILFNYVPFVLILVPGYCQHSEWYNCEMYLLLLIKSTKMALLL; encoded by the exons ATGGCGCTACCGGTGGTCAGTCTGAAG ATGATCATCGTTGTGCACTGGCTCCTGACAACCTG GGGCTACTTGTATCCCTGGCTCCCACAAGCTTACCTCTGGAGTAATTATGCTGTACTGGCCATCGGGATTTGGGCCATTGCTCAGAGAGACTCTGTTGACGCTATTGTCATG TTTCTGGTTGGCATATTGATAACAATTCTCATGGACATCATCGACATTGCAATCAGCTATGATCGTCTATCTGGTAGACAGCCCGACATTGCATTAAGGGACCAGTTCCGCTTCAGTGTTGGCATGGCAATTTTAAGTCTCCTCTTGAAACCGGtttcttctgtttttgtgtatCAGATGTACAAGGAACGAGGGGGCGATTATAACCTAAACTTTG CGCCCTCCTCAAGATCGTTGCTAGCCTCTGCATGTGATTCTATTGCCATGGGAACAAGAGCAGGTATTAATCTTGGGCTCACTGTATGTGCACAAAGGTGTACATCACTATGTGTAATTTTATTCAATTATGTGCCATTTGTTCTCATTTTAGTGCCTGGTTACTGTCAGCATTCTGAATGGTATAATTGTGAAATGTATCTATTATTGCTAATAAAATCCACTAAAATGGCCTTACTGCTGTAA
- the LOC122540327 gene encoding type-1 angiotensin II receptor-associated protein isoform X4 has product MALPVVSLKMIIVVHWLLTTWGYLYPWLPQAYLWSNYAVLAIGIWAIAQRDSVDAIVMFLVGILITILMDIIDIAISYDRLSGRQPDIALRDQFRFSVGMAILSLLLKPVSSVFVYQMYKERGGDYNLNFDLDSSIDSRFTCDSVESGAHYSHSY; this is encoded by the exons ATGGCGCTACCGGTGGTCAGTCTGAAG ATGATCATCGTTGTGCACTGGCTCCTGACAACCTG GGGCTACTTGTATCCCTGGCTCCCACAAGCTTACCTCTGGAGTAATTATGCTGTACTGGCCATCGGGATTTGGGCCATTGCTCAGAGAGACTCTGTTGACGCTATTGTCATG TTTCTGGTTGGCATATTGATAACAATTCTCATGGACATCATCGACATTGCAATCAGCTATGATCGTCTATCTGGTAGACAGCCCGACATTGCATTAAGGGACCAGTTCCGCTTCAGTGTTGGCATGGCAATTTTAAGTCTCCTCTTGAAACCGGtttcttctgtttttgtgtatCAGATGTACAAGGAACGAGGGGGCGATTATAACCTAAACTTTG ACTTGGACAGCTCCATTGACAGCAGGTTTACGTGTGATAGCGTTGAATCTGGTGCTCACTACAGCCACTCCTACTGA
- the LOC122540327 gene encoding type-1 angiotensin II receptor-associated protein isoform X2, giving the protein MALPVVSLKMIIVVHWLLTTWGYLYPWLPQAYLWSNYAVLAIGIWAIAQRDSVDAIVMFLVGILITILMDIIDIAISYDRLSGRQPDIALRDQFRFSVGMAILSLLLKPVSSVFVYQMYKERGGDYNLNFGFPDLTGNRERTSYQTIDGPEPPHEPAASAGIKISTAAY; this is encoded by the exons ATGGCGCTACCGGTGGTCAGTCTGAAG ATGATCATCGTTGTGCACTGGCTCCTGACAACCTG GGGCTACTTGTATCCCTGGCTCCCACAAGCTTACCTCTGGAGTAATTATGCTGTACTGGCCATCGGGATTTGGGCCATTGCTCAGAGAGACTCTGTTGACGCTATTGTCATG TTTCTGGTTGGCATATTGATAACAATTCTCATGGACATCATCGACATTGCAATCAGCTATGATCGTCTATCTGGTAGACAGCCCGACATTGCATTAAGGGACCAGTTCCGCTTCAGTGTTGGCATGGCAATTTTAAGTCTCCTCTTGAAACCGGtttcttctgtttttgtgtatCAGATGTACAAGGAACGAGGGGGCGATTATAACCTAAACTTTG GTTTTCCAGATTTAACCGGCAATCGAGAGCGAACTTCATACCAGACTATCGATGGGCCCGAGCCTCCCCACGAACCTGCTGCTTCTGCAGGGATCAAGATCTCTACTGCTGCCTACTAA